AATTATTAAAAAATATTTAACTGCAAATTCATCTGAATCTGCTTCCGCGGATGGGAAGTTGTCCGGTCTTAAACTCCTGGATTTGTGTGCAGCCCCGGGCGGCAAATCAACCCATTTGGCCTCCATGCTGGATGATTCTTCTCTGCTGGTTTCAAATGAGGCTATTAAGAAAAGAGTGCTTCCGCTGATGGACAATATGGCAAAATGGGGGCGCTCTAACGTAGTGGTTACCAGTAATTATCCCGATTCTTTCGGCAAGCTTGCGAATTATTTTGATGTGATTTTTGCAGATGTCCCGTGTTCAGGCGAGGGGATGTTTAGAAAGAGTGATGATGCTATTGACGGTTGGAGCATCAGAGCTGTTAAAGAGTGTGCGGAGAGGCAGCGTAAAATTGTATCTGATGTCTGGCCGGCTCTTAAGGCGGGAGGAATTTTTGTCTATTCCACATGTACTTATAATCATTTGGAAGATTCAGATAATGTGCGCTTTATATGCGATAATCTTGATGCTGAAGTTTTGGATTCCGCCAAGTTTGTGCCGGGAATTGCAAGAGGGGAGGGACAATTTTATGCCGTGCTTAGGAAAAATTCTGCAGGCGCCGGAGACAAACGATATAAGACACCTGTCGGGATAAAAAAAGAGAATAACTGCAATTGGCTGGGAGATAAGTACATATATGTGCAAAGAGCTGACGGGATGGTAAAGGCTTATCCAAAGCTGCTGTGCGATGATATAATGTTTTTGGAAAAATCTTTGAATGTAGAGGCGAGCGGAGTTGCTATAGCAATTGCAAAGGGGAAGGATTTTGTCCCTTATGCTGACCTTGCGTCAAACAATGATTTTAAGAGTTTTGAATCTCTGCGCCAGGAGAGCAGCTGCAATAATTTGTTCCCTGTGCATGAGCTTACAAAAGAAGAGGCCCTTCAGTTTTTAACTAAAAGGCCCCTGGTTTTATCTCAAATGCCGAACGGATATATCTTTTTGACTTACAATGGCTTGGGTCTTGGATTTGTTAAGAATCTTGGGAACCGCACCAATAATCTTCTGCCCGCCGGCAGAGCAATCCACAATTTAAATCTTGTGGATTTTTAGAGATTTAGAACATATAATCCCAGATAGGAAGCATGATATGTTTCTGCCCTAAGGATTCTAATGCCTTGCTGTCCAAGTATTTCTTGTTAATTACAAAGCGGAACATATACTCGTCAAACCACTTGTCTGTAAATGTAAGATAACCCTTATTTCCGGCATCTTCACCCCAGCTGTTTTCAAATTCCCATTTTACAGGAACATCATTGTCGTCTGTGTCACAGGCAACTATAAGCATCGCATGGGATGAACCGCTCTGGCGGGTAAGGATTCTTGCTTTCTTATCCATTGTCAGATTTATTCCAAGCAGCGAGTTATAATCGTATATGTCAGGGTCCATAAGCCCGGAGCCTGCCTTTGTATTTGACTGTTTTCCAACATCGCAAGAAGATACAACGGCTTCATTAGCTTTGATAGATGCAAGTACCGCTTTTTTAATATCGGAATTTGGAAGGTTAAGATATATCCAGTTTACGCCCTCTATCAAATTGCGGTCTCCCTGTACCTCATACATCTTATAATAATCTCTTGTAGGATCATTCATTATCATGACGTAATTCTCTGTGTTGTAGCTATCTCCGGCAATACCTTTGAAAAAGTCTGCAGGAGTGCTCTTTACGGTTTGTATCTTTTTGTTTTTATCCAAAAATCTCCATGTGAACTCCGCAGGAGGTTCTCCAAGGCAAATAGCAAGAACTCTGTAGACATCTTTTAAAACATTCATCTTCTCTCTCTCCATATCTGCAGCTTTGCCTTTATTTGCAGCAATTTCTCTAATATCATAGCCTCCCTTGCGCAATCTCTCCGTAATAATATTCATCATTTGAGAGGTGTTGTTGGAGTGCTCTGTCTCCGGCATAACTTCCGCAGGGACAACGCCGTACTTAGTTGCCACATTATAGAAAGAACTCCATACGCCGCCATCTCCAATAGGGGACTGGAAATAGGTAAGTACTTCTCTATCATCCATCGGCGCTTTTGCGGTTCTTATAATATTTTCCAGAAACATATTGGATTTTTCCAGTATATCCCAGAAATAATTGTAGTTATGGGAGAAATCAAAACTGTCCAGATTATACTTCTTCATTACTGCCGGCCTAAGGTCATTCATGGATGCAAACATCCAGCAGCGGCCGGAACTTTTCTGGTCAGTAATTCCCTTAACATCAACTTTATACTTAAAGAAGTTATCTACTGAGGAATTAACTTTGTTATTGAGAGCCAGGCTCTTAATGTTTTTGTTTGTGGTTAGGATATTTTGAATTACAGAGGTATAGCTATCATTTTTAAAGCTGCCTTTAAGCTCTTGTAATTCTTTATTCCCGATAGTTTGTGCAAACGCACTTCCGCATAGTAGAGCGGCGCATGTAAGTAGTGCTATCTTTTTCATTTTGTATTTGTTTAAATATGTTACTAATCTAAAGGTGTATAGTTAATACTCAAATGTAAAAATTAAATTCCATTTACAGCATTTAGAACATCATGTAGTCCCATACGGGAACAAGTATAGGGTTCTGTCCCAGCGCTTTGACTGCTTTCTCCCCAAGATATTTTTTATTTACAACCATCCTGAACGTGTAGGTTTCAAACCATTTGTCCGACATTAGAAGAAAACCGCTTCGTCCTCTGGAAAGTCCAAAGCTATCTTCAAATTTCCACTTTGTGGGGACATCATTAGCATCTGTGTCACAACCCATTAGCAGGATTGCATGTGTGGAGCTGATTTGTCTTGTAAGAATCATGGACTTGCGGTCCATCTCCATATTTACTCCAAGCAATGAGCTGTAATCATATAGGCCTGTTTCCAGGACCCCGGCTCCGGTGCTCTTATCTGCATCCTCATCGGAATCTATCGTGACATACATCCCTTCTCCGTTCTTTATGGATTTTAACGCTGCGCTTTTAATATCGGAATATGGCAGGTTAAGATATGTCCAGTTGAATCCTTCTATTATGCTTTTGTAATTTTTGACCTCATAAATTTTGTAGTATTCTTTTCCGGGGTCATTGGTAATCATTATGTAATTATCTGGATTGTAGTCTTTTGGAGCAATACTTGCATAAAATTCTTTTGGAGTCCCCTTGAAAATTTTCTCACTTCCGGCTTTGTCTTTGTAACGCCACTCAAATTCTTTTGGCGGATTTCCAAGGCTCAAAGCAAGCACTCTATAAACATCTTTAAGCACGGAGATTTTTTTCTCCTCCATCTCCTTGTGTGCCAGATCTTTTTTAACTCCGCTCTCAGCTATTGAACGTACATCCCATGCTCCCTTGCGCAAAATCTTTTTTAGTATTTGCAGCAGCTGCCCGTCATTATCAGATACGGCTGTCTCAGGCATAATATCCTTTGGTACAACGCCATACTTGGTTACTTCTGCATAAAAAATATTCCAAACTCCTCCATCTGTGATTGGTCTGCTCAAATATTTTACAACCTCCCTGTCATCAATTGGCTTATACGCATTCTCAATCATCTCCTCCATAAAAAGATTGCACTTTTCCAGCATATCGTAGAAATAATTGAAGTTGTGAGAAAAATCAAAATCTTCTACGTTAAGTTTGTTCATCACACCTGCTCGCAGAGAGTTCATGCAAGAGAACATCCAGCATCTTCCGGAATTTTTTTGGTCATTAATGCTTCCTATATTTACTTGATATTTAACGTGTTCATCCATGCTTTGCCTTTTGCTGATATTTTCAGACAAAGCATCAAAATCACTTCTGGTTGTCAGAATGTTTTGCAATGCAGTAGAGCTGCCGTCCTGTTTGAAGCTGCTTTCCAGCTCTTTCATCTCTTTATTCCCGATAGATTGTGAAAAAGCTGCCGTGTATGTGATTGTTGCGCATGCTGCCAGCAGGGCTATATGTATAAGTTTTGCTCTCATTATTAAGTAGTTCATTAAAATTCTCTATAGTCGGTTCATCAGACTTTTTAACATCATTTATTGCATTTTCATAGCAGATTGCGAATCTTGTTTTTTAACGCAATCATATTTTGAGACTCAAAATCACGTTCCGCTATAGGTTCATTAATGTGCTGATGCATAATTACTTGTACCGGAGCTTTGCTGAAAAGGTAAATGTCGCTCCCTAGCATTAGCGCATCATCAACATCATGAGTAACAAAAATAACGGTCCTGCGGTCCTTCTGCCATAATTGGGAGAACCATTGCAACATGTTGTGTTTTAGGTTAATATCTAGACCGTTCAAAGGCTCGTCCATTAAAACTATATTTGAATTTACCGTAAATGCTCTTGCAATTGAAACTCTTTGCTTCATTCCTCCGCTAAGCTTGGCAGGGTAATAGTTTGCAAAATCCTGCAGTTCAACCTTTTTAATGAGCATGTCTGCCTCCGCCTCTCTATCTGCGGCTGACATTTTTTCTCCTTTGCTGCTGCAGTCCAAAACAAACTCTATATTCTCTTTAACGGTTTTCCATGGAAGCAGCCTTGGCTCCTGAAAGATATAGGATAGTTTCTTCCCCTCAAATCCTTCCATTGAACCTCCGTCGGGAGCTTCAATACCTCCTATAATATTTAAAAGGGTGGTTTTGCCGCAGC
The window above is part of the Bacteroidales bacterium genome. Proteins encoded here:
- a CDS encoding rRNA cytosine-C5-methyltransferase gives rise to the protein MNCRGKVLPEDFISLMRESLDERECASLFSSFENGEDVVSVRINPLKSIFSPGSFQEKFALKIFGENLDAPVKWCPSGFYLKKKISFTADPYFHCGAYYVQDASSMFPEIIKKYLTANSSESASADGKLSGLKLLDLCAAPGGKSTHLASMLDDSSLLVSNEAIKKRVLPLMDNMAKWGRSNVVVTSNYPDSFGKLANYFDVIFADVPCSGEGMFRKSDDAIDGWSIRAVKECAERQRKIVSDVWPALKAGGIFVYSTCTYNHLEDSDNVRFICDNLDAEVLDSAKFVPGIARGEGQFYAVLRKNSAGAGDKRYKTPVGIKKENNCNWLGDKYIYVQRADGMVKAYPKLLCDDIMFLEKSLNVEASGVAIAIAKGKDFVPYADLASNNDFKSFESLRQESSCNNLFPVHELTKEEALQFLTKRPLVLSQMPNGYIFLTYNGLGLGFVKNLGNRTNNLLPAGRAIHNLNLVDF
- a CDS encoding C1 family peptidase, coding for MKKIALLTCAALLCGSAFAQTIGNKELQELKGSFKNDSYTSVIQNILTTNKNIKSLALNNKVNSSVDNFFKYKVDVKGITDQKSSGRCWMFASMNDLRPAVMKKYNLDSFDFSHNYNYFWDILEKSNMFLENIIRTAKAPMDDREVLTYFQSPIGDGGVWSSFYNVATKYGVVPAEVMPETEHSNNTSQMMNIITERLRKGGYDIREIAANKGKAADMEREKMNVLKDVYRVLAICLGEPPAEFTWRFLDKNKKIQTVKSTPADFFKGIAGDSYNTENYVMIMNDPTRDYYKMYEVQGDRNLIEGVNWIYLNLPNSDIKKAVLASIKANEAVVSSCDVGKQSNTKAGSGLMDPDIYDYNSLLGINLTMDKKARILTRQSGSSHAMLIVACDTDDNDVPVKWEFENSWGEDAGNKGYLTFTDKWFDEYMFRFVINKKYLDSKALESLGQKHIMLPIWDYMF
- a CDS encoding biotin transporter BioY; the encoded protein is MNYLIMRAKLIHIALLAACATITYTAAFSQSIGNKEMKELESSFKQDGSSTALQNILTTRSDFDALSENISKRQSMDEHVKYQVNIGSINDQKNSGRCWMFSCMNSLRAGVMNKLNVEDFDFSHNFNYFYDMLEKCNLFMEEMIENAYKPIDDREVVKYLSRPITDGGVWNIFYAEVTKYGVVPKDIMPETAVSDNDGQLLQILKKILRKGAWDVRSIAESGVKKDLAHKEMEEKKISVLKDVYRVLALSLGNPPKEFEWRYKDKAGSEKIFKGTPKEFYASIAPKDYNPDNYIMITNDPGKEYYKIYEVKNYKSIIEGFNWTYLNLPYSDIKSAALKSIKNGEGMYVTIDSDEDADKSTGAGVLETGLYDYSSLLGVNMEMDRKSMILTRQISSTHAILLMGCDTDANDVPTKWKFEDSFGLSRGRSGFLLMSDKWFETYTFRMVVNKKYLGEKAVKALGQNPILVPVWDYMMF
- a CDS encoding ABC transporter ATP-binding protein; this encodes MSLKFLNINKSYSGKTIYKDFCMEFSEGTISCILGPSGCGKTTLLNIIGGIEAPDGGSMEGFEGKKLSYIFQEPRLLPWKTVKENIEFVLDCSSKGEKMSAADREAEADMLIKKVELQDFANYYPAKLSGGMKQRVSIARAFTVNSNIVLMDEPLNGLDINLKHNMLQWFSQLWQKDRRTVIFVTHDVDDALMLGSDIYLFSKAPVQVIMHQHINEPIAERDFESQNMIALKNKIRNLL